One region of Natronolimnobius baerhuensis genomic DNA includes:
- the rpsB gene encoding 30S ribosomal protein S2: MTDDNATQEGLDAAEEEIDEEPAEGAGPAADPEEDVEPADEQPADAADAADAEEADEEDAGPTLDDDVMSDEEADLLIPVEDYLGAGVHIGTQQKTNDMERFIHRVRTDGLYVLDVSKTDGRIRTAADFLANYDPEQILVTSSRQYGRFPAEKFAEAVGARARTGRFIPGTLTNPKYDGYIEPDVLVVTDPIGDAQAVKEAITVGIPVIAMCDSNNQVSNVDLVVPTNNKGRKALSVVYWLLANEVLDRRGAEPSYSLDDFESMV; encoded by the coding sequence ATGACAGACGATAACGCAACCCAGGAAGGGCTCGACGCCGCCGAAGAGGAGATCGACGAGGAGCCAGCCGAAGGGGCTGGCCCTGCCGCCGATCCCGAGGAGGACGTCGAGCCTGCAGACGAACAGCCCGCTGACGCCGCTGACGCGGCCGATGCTGAAGAAGCCGATGAGGAAGATGCCGGTCCAACCCTCGACGACGACGTGATGTCTGACGAGGAAGCCGACCTGCTCATCCCCGTCGAGGACTACCTTGGTGCCGGTGTTCACATCGGGACCCAGCAAAAGACCAACGACATGGAGCGGTTCATCCACCGCGTCCGAACCGATGGTCTCTACGTTCTCGACGTCTCGAAGACCGACGGCCGCATCCGCACGGCCGCGGACTTCCTCGCAAACTACGATCCAGAGCAGATTCTGGTCACGTCTTCGCGCCAGTACGGTCGCTTCCCAGCAGAGAAGTTCGCCGAAGCCGTGGGCGCTCGCGCCCGCACCGGCCGCTTCATCCCCGGGACGCTGACCAATCCAAAGTACGACGGGTACATCGAACCCGATGTCCTCGTCGTCACTGACCCAATCGGTGACGCCCAGGCAGTCAAAGAGGCGATCACCGTTGGGATCCCAGTTATCGCGATGTGTGACTCGAACAACCAAGTCAGCAACGTCGACCTCGTTGTCCCAACGAACAACAAGGGTCGAAAGGCGCTTTCAGTCGTCTACTGGCTCCTCGCAAACGAAGTCCTCGACCGACGCGGTGCCGAGCCGTCGTACTCGCTCGACGACTTCGAGAGCATGGTCTAA
- a CDS encoding 30S ribosomal protein S13, translating to MSAEEPQEQEDDEDLQYFVRIGQTDLDGTKSVERSLSEMNGIGHRTARLIAQEAGVDRTATFGRLDDDVIDEVVTLVENYADEVPNWLNNRQNDFYTGETTHEIGNDLQLTRQHDINRMKMINSYRGVRHKRGQKVRGQRTKSTGRTEGTIGVNVEEIREEQAEEAAAEEEGDE from the coding sequence ATGAGCGCGGAAGAACCTCAAGAACAAGAAGACGACGAAGACCTTCAGTACTTCGTCCGTATCGGTCAAACCGACCTCGACGGGACGAAGTCGGTCGAGCGCTCGCTTTCGGAGATGAACGGGATTGGTCACCGGACCGCCCGACTCATCGCACAGGAAGCGGGTGTTGATCGAACGGCAACGTTCGGTCGACTCGACGACGACGTCATTGACGAGGTCGTGACCCTGGTAGAGAACTACGCCGACGAAGTTCCAAACTGGCTCAACAACCGCCAGAACGACTTCTACACCGGCGAAACAACCCACGAGATCGGCAACGATCTGCAGCTGACCCGGCAGCACGATATCAACCGGATGAAGATGATTAACTCCTACCGAGGCGTTCGCCACAAGCGCGGCCAGAAGGTCCGTGGCCAGCGAACCAAGTCCACCGGTCGTACGGAGGGCACCATCGGAGTTAACGTCGAAGAAATCCGCGAAGAGCAGGCTGAAGAAGCCGCTGCCGAAGAGGAGGGTGACGAATAA
- a CDS encoding DNA-directed RNA polymerase subunit K, whose protein sequence is MQQQHNRYEKARILGARALQVSYGAPVLVETDQSQPILIAAEEYDAGVLPFTVNRGKDR, encoded by the coding sequence ATGCAACAGCAACATAACCGCTACGAGAAAGCACGCATCCTCGGCGCACGGGCACTGCAAGTGTCGTATGGCGCGCCGGTACTCGTCGAGACGGATCAGTCCCAACCGATCCTGATCGCCGCCGAAGAGTACGATGCTGGCGTCCTGCCGTTTACCGTCAATCGAGGGAAGGATCGATGA
- a CDS encoding DUF58 domain-containing protein, with translation MNYRQLALLAGLLLFAGAIAVATGTITMSLNEGLIILVGLVALAIGTRSLFRRRGARVSIDTPTPEQRAGVPAPGETISDAIGEFRSMTSEYSVGSRRIASGLRIAATAVLTRFGGHTRTEAEQTLDDGTWTDDTTAAKFLAPERHRERSLQDWLPNRLSRQESSFQSAVRHTTDAIANVGYNSGTLEDGDSDTDANSTSSLPTYSGRRAHAETASRTTTADVEGIETRDQRSTEYWTGIGVVALFAVGIGAVAEAPAVALAGVIGVGYAGFAHAFDPPELEIAVDRELSVDNPEPGDEVDVTVTITNESGRFVPDLRFIDGVPPGLAVTQGSSRLGTALRPQESVTLEYTVLVQRGTHEFDPALAIVRDLSRSREREYLVESESELVCEPVLRPVGTSVPLRSTAASFSGRLMTSDGGSGTTFHSVREYRPNDPLSRIDWNRHAKTGELATLEFHEERAARVVVLVDARKMSFLAPEPDATHAVDRSVGAAGRIAASLLAEGDTVGLAALGPVSRTGDAAADADPCWLAPASGRDHEVRLQDLLATHPQFDATRPESESRWLPQLRTLRRRLSAETQIIFLSPLCDTGSVTIARQLESRGHPVTVVSPDPTSEETTSQQLAAVARRVRRFDLQRIGIPVIDWPADESIDEVFARHAGGRQ, from the coding sequence ATGAACTACCGACAGCTCGCACTGCTCGCCGGACTACTCTTGTTTGCCGGGGCGATTGCGGTCGCGACCGGCACGATTACGATGTCGTTGAACGAAGGCCTAATTATCCTCGTCGGGCTGGTCGCACTCGCAATCGGGACTCGCTCGCTCTTTCGACGTCGTGGCGCTCGCGTCAGCATTGACACGCCGACACCGGAACAACGAGCCGGTGTCCCAGCGCCCGGCGAGACAATTTCGGATGCAATCGGTGAGTTCCGCTCGATGACTTCGGAGTACAGCGTTGGCAGTCGCCGAATCGCAAGCGGGCTCCGAATCGCGGCGACAGCCGTACTCACCCGCTTTGGGGGCCACACCCGCACGGAAGCCGAGCAGACGCTCGACGACGGAACCTGGACGGACGATACGACGGCTGCCAAGTTTCTCGCACCGGAACGCCACCGCGAGCGATCACTTCAGGATTGGCTGCCAAATCGACTGAGTCGCCAGGAATCGTCGTTCCAATCGGCCGTGCGCCACACGACCGACGCAATTGCAAACGTCGGCTACAACAGCGGGACGCTCGAGGATGGAGACAGCGACACTGATGCCAACTCCACGTCGTCACTGCCGACCTACAGCGGTCGACGCGCGCACGCAGAGACTGCCTCGAGAACGACGACGGCCGACGTCGAGGGCATCGAAACGCGCGACCAGCGCTCGACGGAGTACTGGACTGGTATCGGCGTCGTCGCGCTGTTTGCGGTCGGCATCGGCGCGGTCGCTGAAGCGCCCGCCGTTGCACTCGCCGGCGTTATCGGCGTTGGCTATGCCGGCTTTGCACACGCGTTTGACCCGCCCGAACTCGAGATTGCAGTCGACCGGGAACTAAGCGTCGACAATCCCGAACCGGGCGACGAAGTCGACGTGACTGTTACGATCACCAACGAGAGCGGTCGCTTCGTTCCCGACTTGCGATTCATCGACGGTGTGCCGCCCGGACTGGCCGTCACACAGGGCTCGAGTCGCCTCGGAACGGCGCTTCGACCACAGGAGTCCGTCACGCTCGAGTATACGGTACTGGTCCAGCGTGGCACACACGAGTTCGATCCGGCGCTGGCGATTGTTCGTGATCTCTCGCGCTCGCGCGAGCGCGAGTATCTTGTTGAGAGCGAGAGCGAACTCGTCTGCGAACCAGTGTTGCGCCCGGTTGGCACCTCGGTCCCGCTGCGCTCGACTGCTGCCTCATTCTCTGGACGGCTCATGACCAGCGACGGTGGCTCCGGAACGACGTTCCACTCGGTTCGTGAGTACCGACCAAACGACCCACTCTCGAGGATCGACTGGAACCGTCACGCCAAAACGGGCGAACTCGCCACACTCGAGTTCCATGAAGAACGCGCAGCACGCGTCGTGGTGCTCGTCGACGCCCGGAAGATGTCGTTCCTCGCGCCCGAACCCGATGCGACACACGCCGTCGACCGGTCGGTCGGGGCTGCCGGTCGAATCGCTGCGTCACTGCTTGCAGAGGGCGATACGGTCGGCCTCGCTGCACTCGGCCCAGTCAGTCGAACCGGTGATGCGGCGGCTGACGCGGATCCATGTTGGCTCGCACCCGCGTCGGGACGCGACCACGAGGTTCGCTTGCAGGACCTGCTCGCGACGCATCCACAGTTCGATGCCACCCGACCCGAATCGGAGAGTCGCTGGCTCCCGCAGTTGCGGACGCTTCGCCGACGTCTCTCGGCGGAAACACAGATTATCTTCCTCTCGCCGCTGTGTGATACCGGCTCGGTCACCATTGCCCGCCAACTCGAGTCCCGGGGCCACCCCGTCACCGTCGTCAGTCCGGATCCGACCAGCGAGGAAACGACGAGCCAGCAACTCGCGGCCGTTGCCCGCCGGGTGCGTCGATTCGACCTGCAGCGAATCGGGATCCCGGTGATCGACTGGCCCGCCGACGAGTCCATCGATGAAGTGTTCGCGCGCCACGCGGGTGGTCGCCAATGA
- a CDS encoding 30S ribosomal protein S11, with the protein MSQDDDKWGIAHVHASFNNTIMTVTDVTGAETIAKSSGGTAVKQNRDEASPYAAMQMAESIAEEVKAAGITGLHVHVRGPGGNLQKSPGPGAQATIRALARSGIEIGRIEDVTPVPHDGSRAPKGKGGY; encoded by the coding sequence ATGAGCCAGGACGACGACAAGTGGGGAATTGCCCACGTGCACGCATCGTTCAATAACACCATCATGACCGTGACGGATGTCACGGGCGCGGAAACGATTGCCAAGTCCTCCGGCGGGACGGCAGTCAAGCAGAACCGCGACGAAGCATCGCCATACGCGGCGATGCAGATGGCCGAGTCCATCGCTGAGGAGGTCAAAGCAGCCGGCATCACGGGCCTACACGTACACGTCCGTGGCCCCGGTGGAAACCTCCAGAAATCCCCCGGTCCGGGCGCGCAGGCAACGATTCGTGCGCTTGCACGCTCCGGCATCGAAATCGGGCGCATCGAAGACGTCACGCCGGTCCCACACGACGGATCGCGCGCACCCAAAGGCAAGGGCGGCTACTAG
- the moaA gene encoding GTP 3',8-cyclase MoaA, whose translation MLTDDFGREVTGVRVSLTDRCNFDCVYCHNEGLGDTRGPMDPQDDEMSADDVVTFLEVAAEFGVDAVKFTGGEPMLRQDLAEIIRRTPESMDVSLTTNGTFLPGRAEALVDAGLERVNVSQDALDPEDFAAVTKSGAYEKVLEGVDAALEAGLDPVKLNMVVFEHTAGYVPEMVDHVAENEGLQLQLIEYMPELTGKPEWNIDIERVHDWLAEQATEIEHREMHNRKRYWIESDDCDGRGMVEIVDPVENPTFCANCHRVRVTHEGYLKGCLNRNDDLKSMGEMTKPEIREAFREVVSNRVPYYGEYMVKNDAGEWEVNDKYIEEFAGA comes from the coding sequence ATGCTCACCGACGACTTCGGACGCGAGGTCACCGGCGTCCGCGTTTCTCTCACTGATCGGTGTAATTTCGACTGTGTCTACTGTCACAACGAGGGCCTGGGGGACACCCGCGGACCAATGGACCCACAGGACGACGAGATGTCAGCCGACGACGTCGTCACGTTTCTCGAGGTCGCCGCCGAGTTCGGCGTCGACGCGGTGAAGTTCACCGGCGGCGAGCCGATGCTTCGCCAGGACTTAGCGGAGATCATCCGTCGCACACCCGAGTCGATGGATGTCTCGCTGACAACCAACGGGACCTTCCTGCCCGGCCGCGCTGAGGCCCTCGTCGATGCCGGCCTCGAGCGGGTCAACGTCTCTCAGGATGCACTCGATCCCGAGGATTTTGCCGCAGTCACAAAAAGTGGGGCCTACGAGAAAGTCCTCGAGGGCGTCGACGCCGCACTCGAGGCGGGTCTCGATCCGGTCAAACTCAATATGGTCGTCTTCGAGCACACCGCGGGCTACGTGCCGGAGATGGTCGACCACGTCGCGGAAAACGAGGGGCTGCAACTGCAACTCATCGAGTACATGCCCGAGTTGACGGGCAAGCCGGAGTGGAACATCGATATCGAGCGCGTCCACGATTGGCTCGCCGAGCAGGCCACGGAGATCGAACACCGCGAGATGCACAACCGGAAGCGCTACTGGATCGAAAGCGACGACTGCGACGGCCGCGGCATGGTCGAAATCGTCGACCCCGTCGAGAATCCAACCTTCTGTGCGAACTGCCATCGCGTGCGCGTGACACACGAAGGCTACCTGAAGGGCTGTCTCAACCGCAACGACGACCTCAAATCGATGGGCGAAATGACGAAACCCGAAATTCGTGAGGCCTTCCGCGAGGTCGTCTCGAATCGCGTCCCTTACTACGGCGAATACATGGTCAAAAACGACGCCGGCGAGTGGGAGGTCAACGACAAGTATATCGAGGAATTCGCGGGAGCCTGA
- a CDS encoding 30S ribosomal protein S9, with protein sequence MVTNTSGKKKTAVARATVSEGEGRVRINSQPVELVDPEMARLKMLEPFRIAGEQLRDEMDIDIRVEGGGVSGQADAVRTAIARGIVQHTNDAELRDAYMEFDRSLLVNDVRQSEPKKWGGPGARARYQKSYR encoded by the coding sequence ATGGTAACTAACACGAGTGGAAAGAAAAAGACGGCCGTTGCCCGCGCTACCGTTAGCGAGGGCGAGGGTCGCGTGCGAATCAATTCGCAGCCAGTCGAACTGGTCGACCCCGAGATGGCTCGGCTCAAAATGCTCGAGCCGTTCCGTATCGCGGGTGAGCAACTGCGCGACGAGATGGACATCGATATCCGCGTCGAAGGTGGCGGTGTGAGCGGGCAGGCAGACGCTGTCCGAACGGCCATCGCACGCGGGATCGTCCAGCACACGAACGATGCTGAACTCCGCGATGCGTACATGGAGTTCGACCGCTCGCTGCTGGTCAACGACGTTCGCCAGTCCGAACCAAAGAAATGGGGCGGCCCAGGCGCTCGGGCGCGCTACCAGAAGTCCTACCGCTAA
- a CDS encoding 50S ribosomal protein L18e, giving the protein MSSKTNPRLNDLIAELKSTSRSSDADVWRDIADRLEKPRRSHAEVNLGRIERYAREEETVVVPGKVLGSGALQKSVTVAAVDFSSSAETKIEQVGELVPLEQLLEENPDGSEVRVIA; this is encoded by the coding sequence ATGAGTAGCAAGACTAATCCGAGGCTCAACGATCTTATCGCCGAGCTGAAGTCGACGTCCCGCAGTTCGGACGCCGACGTCTGGCGAGATATTGCGGATCGACTCGAGAAGCCCCGGCGTTCCCACGCTGAGGTTAACCTAGGCCGCATCGAGCGATACGCACGCGAAGAAGAGACTGTCGTCGTTCCCGGCAAGGTGCTGGGTTCAGGCGCACTACAGAAATCGGTCACCGTCGCTGCCGTCGACTTCTCGTCGTCGGCCGAGACGAAGATCGAACAAGTTGGAGAGCTAGTACCGCTCGAGCAACTGCTCGAAGAGAACCCCGACGGCTCTGAGGTACGGGTGATTGCATGA
- a CDS encoding 30S ribosomal protein S4 yields MPLGTDTKNYETPNHPYQGERIASEHSLLDRYGLSNKEELWRAQSELRSYRREARDLLGQAQGDETVQRRSEEFLGRLKRVGILDEEDDLGDILSLEIEDVLERRLQTVVYRKGLANTPQQARQFIIHGHVVVDDQRHQVPSYVVDIDEEDLVAFDETSPLADELHPERAEGQ; encoded by the coding sequence ATGCCTCTCGGAACGGATACCAAGAACTACGAGACGCCAAATCACCCATATCAGGGTGAGCGGATCGCCTCCGAGCACTCGCTGCTCGACCGCTACGGTCTCTCGAACAAAGAAGAGCTCTGGCGAGCACAGTCCGAACTTCGCTCCTACCGGCGCGAGGCTCGAGACCTGCTCGGCCAGGCACAAGGCGACGAAACCGTCCAGCGACGCTCCGAGGAGTTCCTTGGACGACTCAAGCGCGTCGGCATCCTTGACGAGGAAGACGACCTCGGTGACATTCTGTCCCTCGAGATCGAAGACGTCTTAGAGCGCCGACTGCAGACGGTTGTGTACCGCAAGGGCCTCGCAAACACGCCCCAGCAGGCTCGACAGTTCATTATCCACGGGCACGTCGTCGTCGACGACCAGCGCCACCAGGTGCCATCGTACGTCGTCGACATCGATGAGGAAGACCTCGTCGCGTTCGACGAGACGAGCCCGCTTGCGGACGAGCTTCACCCAGAACGAGCGGAGGGACAATAA
- a CDS encoding 50S ribosomal protein L13, whose protein sequence is MSVNASEFDADIVVDARDCILGRVASEVAQRGLDGETVAIVNAEDAIITGNKEDIFDTYRTRIQLGSDRGPYYPKRPDTIFKRAVRGMLPYKKPRGREAFENIRVYVGNPYEGEQDAEVLEGTSLDRLSNIRFVQLGEVSDQLGANVTW, encoded by the coding sequence ATGAGTGTTAACGCATCCGAGTTCGACGCCGACATCGTCGTCGACGCTCGAGACTGTATTCTCGGTCGTGTCGCAAGCGAAGTCGCCCAGCGCGGCCTCGATGGCGAGACGGTCGCAATCGTCAACGCCGAAGATGCGATCATCACCGGCAACAAAGAAGACATCTTCGACACCTACCGCACGCGGATCCAACTCGGTTCCGACCGCGGGCCGTACTATCCAAAGCGACCGGATACGATCTTCAAGCGCGCAGTCCGTGGCATGCTTCCGTACAAGAAGCCACGCGGCCGCGAAGCGTTCGAGAACATCCGTGTCTACGTCGGCAACCCCTACGAGGGCGAGCAGGACGCGGAGGTCCTCGAGGGCACGTCGCTGGATCGTCTGTCGAACATCCGCTTCGTCCAGCTGGGCGAAGTGTCCGACCAACTCGGTGCTAACGTCACATGGTAA
- a CDS encoding DUF7519 family protein, whose protein sequence is MSDAAATGERSHADTEPTPSDTTTGMHAPDTNTDADSETAPDDVTDEGSIALTHKPTLLSSGVALVAAVVATAVAGLASTTGLGFGAVGALAIGAGLATGGRTFVDVGAVAVFFGVVVAGLEATVVGPTVFGTIAVVLAWDLAHTAIDIGEQLGRETQTRRLEAVAIVSSLLVGLLAGAIGYAVFIAGAGGQPVAMVVLLLLAAALITIGLGKRRQQSGRQRSRHTERSRRH, encoded by the coding sequence ATGAGTGACGCTGCTGCGACCGGCGAGCGGTCACACGCAGACACAGAACCGACACCAAGCGACACCACAACCGGAATGCACGCTCCCGACACCAACACTGACGCTGACAGCGAGACCGCTCCCGACGACGTCACCGACGAGGGGAGTATCGCGCTCACACACAAACCAACGCTTCTCTCGAGTGGCGTTGCACTCGTGGCTGCCGTCGTCGCGACTGCCGTGGCCGGCCTTGCCTCAACGACCGGTCTCGGCTTTGGGGCAGTCGGCGCACTCGCCATCGGTGCCGGCCTCGCCACAGGCGGGCGAACATTTGTCGACGTCGGCGCAGTCGCAGTCTTCTTCGGCGTCGTCGTTGCCGGCCTCGAGGCGACCGTCGTCGGGCCGACAGTGTTCGGGACGATTGCGGTCGTCCTGGCCTGGGACCTCGCACACACCGCAATCGATATCGGCGAGCAACTGGGTCGTGAAACACAGACCCGCCGGCTCGAGGCCGTGGCAATCGTCTCGAGTCTGCTGGTGGGCTTGCTCGCGGGGGCAATCGGCTATGCGGTGTTCATCGCCGGTGCTGGCGGGCAGCCGGTTGCGATGGTTGTCCTGTTGTTGCTGGCAGCAGCGCTCATTACAATTGGATTGGGCAAGCGCCGACAGCAGTCGGGACGCCAGCGCTCTCGGCATACGGAACGATCACGCCGCCACTAA
- a CDS encoding DUF4129 domain-containing protein, whose amino-acid sequence MSRNTLFLRLLAAIGAITAIALAAATLESPLESGGNGGIGNGEGGTPMQPPPTEQPNSGVADIPVFLEYLLYALAIVLALAFVWYLLAHRRDALRMIAVGLGVILVGVGLIYLFMESGGMDVEPPAPPEEVNETDGGGSGTSGDGDNGVFSMGPILFVLGVITAIFVGGLFATREAGDDDDPAPAEADPEPDEHTDAAAVASAAGRAADRIDTAGGDDVDNEIYRAWQEMTELLEVSRPESSTPREFADAAIDAGLEREHVDELTRLFEDVRYGDAETTPAMEERALEVLRQIEDTYAGATADETQSDAEFGGDQS is encoded by the coding sequence GTGTCACGAAATACGCTCTTCCTTCGACTGCTTGCTGCCATTGGCGCAATCACCGCCATCGCTCTGGCCGCAGCAACGCTCGAGTCGCCGCTTGAAAGCGGCGGGAACGGCGGAATTGGAAACGGTGAAGGAGGTACACCGATGCAGCCACCGCCGACTGAACAACCGAACTCAGGCGTCGCCGATATCCCTGTCTTCCTCGAGTATCTGCTGTATGCACTTGCAATCGTCCTTGCGCTTGCGTTCGTCTGGTATTTACTCGCTCACCGCCGCGATGCGCTCCGGATGATCGCCGTCGGGTTGGGTGTCATCCTCGTCGGCGTTGGGCTCATCTACCTGTTCATGGAAAGTGGTGGAATGGATGTCGAGCCACCGGCTCCCCCTGAGGAGGTGAACGAAACGGATGGTGGCGGCAGTGGTACCAGTGGTGACGGCGACAACGGGGTGTTCTCGATGGGTCCCATACTGTTCGTGTTGGGCGTTATCACCGCAATCTTCGTCGGCGGCCTGTTCGCCACTCGAGAGGCAGGCGACGATGATGATCCGGCACCAGCCGAAGCCGACCCAGAACCAGACGAACACACCGACGCCGCGGCCGTTGCAAGCGCGGCCGGCCGTGCCGCAGACCGGATCGATACGGCAGGCGGCGACGACGTCGACAACGAAATCTATCGCGCCTGGCAGGAGATGACCGAGTTACTCGAGGTCAGCCGGCCCGAGTCGAGTACCCCGCGGGAGTTCGCAGACGCCGCTATCGATGCCGGCCTCGAGCGCGAGCACGTGGATGAACTCACACGTCTGTTCGAAGACGTCCGCTACGGCGATGCCGAGACGACGCCGGCGATGGAAGAACGTGCCCTCGAGGTGCTTCGACAGATCGAAGACACGTACGCTGGGGCAACAGCCGACGAGACACAATCGGACGCCGAATTCGGAGGTGACCAGTCATGA
- a CDS encoding DNA-directed RNA polymerase subunit D yields MSAEYDVEFVEREEREARFLVRGVTPAFANGIRRAMLADVPTMSIDEVRFIENSSVMFDEQLALRLGLVPLTTPPEGEFGDDATVTLAIDVEGPNTAYSGDLESSDDLVQPAEQNVPIIDLKDGQRLEAEADAVLDHGKSHAKHQGAAAVGYSHLQRVTVGDDLPEFEAQESQIVRGVVEDDGELVSTSEFDHDLSNRYPGKQVTVEDVSNAFVFHVQTDGSMPVDELVTRAADSIESRARDLEEAVQL; encoded by the coding sequence ATGAGTGCAGAGTACGACGTCGAGTTTGTCGAACGCGAGGAACGCGAAGCGCGATTCCTCGTCCGGGGTGTCACCCCCGCCTTCGCCAACGGCATCCGCCGTGCGATGCTCGCCGACGTCCCGACGATGTCAATCGATGAAGTTCGCTTCATCGAGAACTCGTCGGTCATGTTCGACGAGCAACTCGCACTTCGCCTGGGTCTCGTCCCACTGACGACTCCCCCCGAGGGTGAGTTCGGCGACGACGCCACCGTCACGCTTGCAATCGACGTCGAGGGACCGAACACGGCATACTCGGGCGACCTCGAGTCCAGCGACGACCTCGTTCAGCCCGCCGAACAGAACGTGCCGATTATCGATCTCAAAGACGGGCAGCGACTCGAGGCCGAAGCCGACGCCGTACTTGACCACGGAAAATCACACGCGAAACATCAAGGTGCCGCTGCAGTCGGATACAGCCACCTTCAGCGTGTAACGGTCGGGGACGACCTGCCGGAGTTCGAAGCCCAAGAGAGTCAGATCGTACGCGGTGTTGTCGAAGACGACGGTGAACTCGTCTCGACCAGCGAGTTCGATCACGACCTCTCGAATCGCTATCCCGGCAAGCAGGTGACGGTCGAAGACGTCTCGAACGCCTTCGTCTTCCACGTGCAGACGGACGGCTCAATGCCGGTCGACGAACTCGTCACGCGCGCCGCCGACTCAATCGAGTCACGCGCCCGCGACCTCGAAGAAGCCGTACAACTATAG
- a CDS encoding DNA-directed RNA polymerase subunit N: protein MMVPVRCFTCGNVVGEHWEEFDERANEGDEDPQEVLDELGVDRYCCRRMLVSHTDLVDVVSPYQ, encoded by the coding sequence ATGATGGTACCGGTTCGGTGTTTCACCTGTGGCAACGTGGTCGGCGAACACTGGGAAGAGTTTGACGAACGAGCGAACGAGGGCGACGAGGATCCACAAGAAGTACTCGACGAACTCGGTGTCGACCGCTACTGCTGTCGGCGGATGCTCGTCAGTCACACTGACCTCGTCGACGTCGTCTCACCGTACCAGTAG
- the eno gene encoding phosphopyruvate hydratase, with protein sequence MTLITDVRLRRILDSRGNPTVEADVITESGGFGRAAAPSGASTGEYEAIEKPPGEAIAAAREHAVPRLVGDAYAGNQREVDSILHAADGTDDFSKIGANSAVAISMAAAKAGADVLGAPLFQHLGGAFRGENFPVPLGNVVGGGEHAADATDIQEFLAVPVGAPNVEDAVFANAAVHAAVADLLEERDVPSGKGDEGAWAPSINDEDAFELVDEAVSLVEDEVGFQIEFGLDVAAAEMYDADSETYEYESAGISRDTDEQIDYIAGLVKEYNLVYVEDPLDENDYEAFAELTDRVGDQTLICGDDLFVTNTERLTDGIAQDAANSILIKPNQIGTLTDAFDAIELATENGYDSVISHRSGETEDTTIAHLAVATDAPFIKTGAVGGERTAKLNELIRIADDAT encoded by the coding sequence ATGACGCTCATCACAGACGTTCGACTCCGCCGCATCCTCGATTCCCGCGGGAACCCAACGGTCGAAGCAGACGTGATCACCGAAAGCGGTGGCTTTGGCCGTGCGGCCGCACCGAGCGGTGCCAGCACTGGCGAGTACGAAGCCATCGAGAAGCCACCAGGCGAAGCCATCGCGGCAGCCCGCGAACACGCTGTTCCCCGACTCGTTGGGGATGCCTACGCCGGCAACCAGCGCGAGGTCGACTCGATTCTGCACGCCGCCGACGGCACCGATGACTTCTCGAAAATTGGCGCAAACAGCGCGGTCGCCATCTCCATGGCCGCCGCAAAAGCTGGTGCCGATGTCCTCGGTGCCCCGCTGTTCCAGCACCTCGGTGGTGCGTTCCGCGGCGAGAACTTCCCGGTCCCACTCGGAAACGTCGTCGGCGGTGGCGAACACGCCGCTGACGCGACGGACATTCAGGAGTTCCTTGCCGTCCCCGTCGGTGCACCAAACGTCGAAGACGCCGTCTTCGCAAACGCCGCCGTCCACGCCGCCGTTGCCGACCTGCTCGAGGAACGTGATGTTCCGTCGGGCAAGGGCGACGAAGGTGCGTGGGCGCCGTCGATTAACGACGAGGACGCGTTCGAACTTGTCGACGAGGCCGTGTCGCTGGTCGAAGACGAGGTTGGCTTCCAGATCGAGTTCGGGCTGGACGTCGCTGCCGCGGAGATGTACGACGCCGACTCGGAAACCTACGAGTACGAGTCTGCTGGCATCAGCCGCGACACTGACGAACAGATCGACTACATCGCTGGACTCGTCAAAGAATACAACCTCGTCTACGTCGAGGACCCACTCGACGAGAACGATTACGAGGCGTTTGCCGAACTCACCGACCGCGTCGGTGACCAGACACTGATCTGTGGCGACGACCTGTTCGTGACGAACACCGAGCGTCTCACGGACGGCATCGCACAGGATGCAGCGAACAGCATCCTGATCAAGCCGAATCAGATCGGCACGCTGACCGACGCCTTCGACGCAATCGAACTCGCGACGGAGAACGGCTATGACTCGGTCATCTCCCACCGCTCGGGTGAGACTGAGGATACGACCATTGCACACCTCGCCGTGGCGACCGATGCACCCTTCATCAAGACGGGTGCCGTCGGCGGCGAGCGAACCGCAAAGCTCAACGAGCTCATCAGAATCGCAGACGACGCGACATGA